The DNA window GGACAGATGTGCATCCCGCAAAAGAGTCCCCGGCCAGGGCCAAAAACGCACCCAGAAGGATCAGGCACGCTCCCAGCGCCGGGCCCGGCCCGGGAAACTCCCCCAGCAGGATCGCCCCAAACACGAGGGCGAAAAGAGGCTCCGTGAGCAGCCAGAGTGACACCTCAATGGGCGCCAGACGGCGCTGCGCCCATGTCTGCAGAAAAAATCCCGAAGCCGTTCCCAGAATCCCCGTCACCGCGAGCGCAAGGACGAGCGTCCCGCTCCACGCCACAGGGCCGCCCCACAGCAGGCCCGCCGCAACAGCCAGCGCGCCGGCGACGCTGACTTGTATCGCAAAAAACCGGACGGGCTCTATCCGCCGGCCCCATTTTCCGAGACAACGAATGTGAAGCGCGAACATGACCGCGCACAGCAGCGTCAGCGCATCTCCCCGGCCGGCTTCATCGAAACGCGCCCCCGATATCGTGTAGAGGCCCAAGACGGCAACGAGCGCCCCCAGGCTCTCCCAGAGCCGGGGCTTTCTTCCCCCCAGCCAGAGGAACAGCGGCACAAAGACGACAAACAGCGTGGTCAGGAAGGCCGAATTCGCTGTCGTCGTCCAGCGCAGGCCCATCGTCTGAAAGAAAAAGCCGCCGAAGAGCGCGGCGCCCGCCACCAGGCCCGCTCCC is part of the bacterium genome and encodes:
- a CDS encoding DMT family transporter, translated to GAGLVAGAALFGGFFFQTMGLRWTTTANSAFLTTLFVVFVPLFLWLGGRKPRLWESLGALVAVLGLYTISGARFDEAGRGDALTLLCAVMFALHIRCLGKWGRRIEPVRFFAIQVSVAGALAVAAGLLWGGPVAWSGTLVLALAVTGILGTASGFFLQTWAQRRLAPIEVSLWLLTEPLFALVFGAILLGEFPGPGPALGACLILLGAFLALAGDSFAGCTSVPLYWGHRFFLRRGWWIRPAATGEENAQTERL